In Octopus sinensis linkage group LG6, ASM634580v1, whole genome shotgun sequence, the sequence cgccttaataaaagtaaatattaaaagacattttgttgcgtctggggagaatcattctgttttaatgccttattaattaacgcACTCACCGGCTCAATTTCCcctaatttacttttttttttttttttctaaaatttctgtTACTTCTTCCAACCTCTTCAATTGTTGTTGACTGTCCGTTATTGAAGCTgcatattttagaaataaaaattaaataagtaaatgagtggaaattgaatcgGTATTAATTAATAAGACATTAAAACAGAaagactcttcccagacacaacgaaatatacttcaacacacgaattcacataaagaatcttgcaaaccaaatacaaaaattaaatttttaaatgatttttagtCCGATTTATCATATAGCGTCCGAAAACTCATTCTAtgtctgaatatatttacatagacatgtgtgtgtgtgtgtgtgtgtgtgtgtgtgtgtgtgtgtgtgtgtgtgtgtgtgtgttttctcttttatttttaattatctgaaATCTTCCTGTAAGGAAAGaatctggtttctaacaaagacacaaagctCTGCTGTTGGAAtgttgataacaataacaatgtcacattttaaacttgacaaatgtcttgcatattcttactgttccgcttacagaatatatttgtaatgtgcagattaactggttgatttctttttctgaaaaccctcgTTAATCCAGATTGTCAtttaggcatttactcacaaaaccaagtacGCCAGTCATAATTAGTATAACTGCAAATTTATAATCGGGTTACAGAAACCGCAAATTGTCTATAGTTATCCACTTTCTCTTTGACTTCTGAAGAAATATTCACATCAACGGGGCAGCTGATCTCTATGACGATACATACATTTTCTTATCTGTCCCAAGCAACAATATCCAGCCTATTATGCATGCACTAATTAAAAGAGTGCAGATACAAGCCATCACTAGAActgtcaaaatatgtaaaactcTCCAAATGTTTAGCTTTTAAGCACATTTGTACATGTctgacatacaaatctgcatgtgcACTAATGCCAAatacttgtacatatacacaacagtcctactgatgttgttgaaattgcaATGTGAAAGCCATGGCTCTAggttagatattattattattactattattattattattattattgagtgagagagcagtgcatgccatcaaagtgacactggggtaaaatatacgaagcccaatatacccatcatgactacccgtctgataaaggtacaccaggcacatgcatcacaaccatatgtgcgcgatatggtgatctcatatcaagataaacagcacatgaccttgcaggtggggcccagttagaattttcttcagatcgagtaacccatcccgctcaaacggtccctgaataagggttgtttaaggatgttgaaagaaccacccatgtttccagaggtgaactattcaaaccccaaagaatccttctcaacacatggctatgatgctcccccactacttccgctcgtgatcagagatgcacatatcgtcagccactaagggacatgctcaactggttacggtcaaacaactgacaagcaaatctgtggtattgagcagaatatttgctgtagcccatcttttatacgaagacaaaacaatgtacatgataacacttccaatcagttaagatcagaagccatgacagccactgtctgggactgcatcagggcatttattattattattattattattattattattactattattattattattattattattattattattattattattattattatattttatatatatactagcagtatcgcccggcgttgctcaggtttgtaaggaaaataactataaagcatttttagagagttatagccaaaaaatgggaaaaaatgatggtaattttttttttagagttaaaaaaggtggagttgcgtcccctagacagtttgtggtttgtgtttctgattctcgaccccatgtcgaatttatcgatttttttcagaactgggggaactttacaaaattatcgctgcgttagttttgaattatgacattgggctatgtgtgtgtcaagtttcatcagaatcggttgaaagccgtggtcagagtgagggtacaagcaaacagacacacagaaacacgcacagacaaactgccgtttatatagagatatatatatatatatatataatattatgttatattatattattattatcttatatattatttagtttatatttttagatttctgtgaaagagtcagtttctaacctagacccaagaCTCCCTTAATTATATGTCCTTAGACATGTGCAAATGTGCTTAAATGCTAAACATTTGGAAAGTTTTACTTATTTTGACAGTTCTATTGATGGCTTGTATCTGTACTCTTTTAATTAGTTTCtcgtttctggttttgagaactCTAACTTCTCACGATTAGTACAAAGGCAGTTTGTTacatatcgtatatatgtgtgcatgtatgtatgtatgtatgtatgtatgtatgtatgtatgtatgtatgtatgtatgtatgtatgtatgtatgtcaaaggACAGATGAACTCAGTGGAGTCAACGGCCACCCAAAAGCTGGGAGTGAGAGACTCTTAGTCTTTGTTTAGACCATTTTTCTTCGAGAAGGAGATTCCGAAATAATTCCTGCCTCATTGCAAAGCCGGAGATCTTGCTTTTACTTGGGTGAGAGTCTTATCGGTGTTGTGCAAGCTGTTGTTGACTTCAAATTTCAGCACGGGCATTACTGACAGCCATTCTCTTTAACATTTGCGATAAGTTTAATTCCTGAGTGATGGTCATACTCGCCTACGAGTCAGTAGtcaacatgtatgcatgcatgaatgtatgcatgtatcaatgtatgttaccatctgtttttaattatttaaattcttcccctTAGggaggagctggtttctaacaaagatagaaAGCTCCATCGTTGaattgtagataacaaaaacaatgtcctattttaaacttgagaaaagtctcgcatatttttattgttccacttacacattgtatttgtaatgtgagaGTTAATCGGttgatttctttctctgaaaACATTAGCTTATCCATattgtcacttaggcatttactcacaaagccaAGTACAcagattattattggtataaatatgtgaaatttataatctggatatagaagctggaggtttcgtcTGTAAAAGAGAGAACTCTTACGAAAGCTTTTAGATCCTCAAATGTTTGGAtagtttatatttgatttaagCCTTTGTTTATTGCCCCTTCTGTATGCTGCCGCGAACCCGTGTCAATGTTTTTCACTGCACCAATTAAAACCATTGAAAACCATTGTATTGTTCCAAACGTTCACTCCCGTCTGGTGGTCGGCTCTGTCAGACTCAGAGCGACAGACTGAGGTTTTTCAGCTTTTCAATCGAACACCATATTTTGTTCTACCTTTCGTATTCGAGTATTatttttctccaccttgtttttTCACCTATATGCTCACATGTGTGCgcgtatctgagtgtgtgtgtatgtgtatatctgtgtgtgtgtgtgtgtgtgcgtgcgtgcgtgtgtacgtgcgtgtgtgtgcgtgcgtgcgtgcgtgcgtgcgtgcgtacttgtgtgtgtgagagcgtgtgtgtgtgttttatggacGTTGGCATGTAACTTTCGGGATCGAAAATCGTTCTCTACACCTGTTCTTCAAAGCAACTGTCTTATTATTCCATCCATTTGATTCTCTTTCTGGGAGTATCAGCTCTCCGGGTTTAACCATTAAATAATATGAACAGATGCTAATGGCATCAAACGGAGGAAATATCACAGAGCTTTTTCGCGATGCCGCATTTACTGAGGAACATAAATTataactgtgtttttttttacttatttataaatgaataaatgttgaaaattttttaatgtttcttgttGCCCTAATTCTAATTAAAGAATATGGCTCATGTTGTTGTTtagatttaaatgaataaaataaagacaagCTATAGTTGTGATGTCTGGCCAGGGGGTGAACATGACTATTTTGAATCCTAGGGCTCAAAAGACTGGTTACTCAGTTTCTATGGcttataagtgactgagatcacaTTTTTCCCTGGATGAAACGTCAGTCACTGACACGGTTACTCGCCTAcggctgaatgaactggaacgacgtgagatgaagtgttttgctcaagaacacagtctgggaatcgaattcaTGATCTTGTAATCGTgactgcaacaccctaaccacttagccatgtgccttcacagccTGAGAATGGCTTGGGGAAAAATATACATTCACGTTCAACACATACTGTGTTTTAATACCTTGTCAGATAATAGAAGGATAAAGGGAAACCATATTAGGTTGAACTTCAGGCACCAGTTAGCCTTCTGGCACTGGTAACTATTCTCTTGTTGGTTCaatcataaataaattaatggttTCTCATAGAATCAGGACCTCAAATTAGTAAAACGTTGGTATAGGTGAATCTAAAATGGTAATTTATTCcgtttaacaaataaaaaaatgtctCATAAATTTCTGGTCTGTAAGCCATTTGGTATATTTTATCATCTACAAAATAAGAATGGAATATATCTAAGACTATGGGGGAAAGAATTTCAATATCTTTAAGGTATTTATTCCATGATTCTAATGTTCTGTTACCacccattatatattataaataatataacaacgatgtatttttattgtttaatggttccgttttctttttcttcccgtTTTAGGTGCCACTCTTGTCGATACAGATTTGTCCACGACTGAAAGATCAACGAAAAACGAAGTAGAGCCAGAAAAAACTAACTTGAGCCATTTGTGCCTGAAATATGAAGCTCGTTGCATGCCGGACGGAATTCGATCGTTTCTCCCCAAAAGCCCTATCATTAAGAAAGTTGATCAGCGCCTGTTGGTGGGACGCAGTAAGAATGCAGACGTTTTCCTCAATGATCAATGCATGTCGAGGAATTACATTGAAATATGGGCGGCGAGCAACGACTCCCAAACATActttttgaagaacgttagccaaAATAAATCTGTTCAAATAGACGGCATTTCCCTTCGGTATGGAGAACTGGGAGTACTCAGAGATAAATGCGAATTAGTCCTCGACTACATTACTTTCGCTGTCAGCGTGAAACCAGGAGATGAAGATGGTGAGTATTATATACTGAGCACAGAGTGCTGTGATGACATCGGCAACAGACACGATATTTATACGATTCGGGGAGATTTACTCCCTACTCAAGAGCTGTTCACCGGTTTCACGTTGATCCCAGGTTATCCAATCTCTTGTAAAAGTGGTATGTCATTTAAATTGGTAAACGGAAAGAACCCTATGTCTACCAGCCAGAACGGTCAAATTCTTGGCCAATTCCCGTCCATTTCTCCGAAATCTTCATTCGTTCCAAACAACACGGTTAGCGTTGGCTCGTTGACTTCGCGAGTA encodes:
- the LOC118763929 gene encoding uncharacterized protein LOC118763929 isoform X2; this translates as MGNVNGQGATLVDTDLSTTERSTKNEVEPEKTNLSHLCLKYEARCMPDGIRSFLPKSPIIKKVDQRLLVGRSKNADVFLNDQCMSRNYIEIWAASNDSQTYFLKNVSQNKSVQIDGISLRYGELGVLRDKCELVLDYITFAVSVKPGDEDGEYYILSTECCDDIGNRHDIYTIRGDLLPTQELFTGFTLIPGYPISCKSGMSFKLVNGKNPMSTSQNGQILGQFPSISPKSSFVPNNTVSVGSLTSRVESSQVYNFTTPILSASSPEELYHIRHPEEHSMSQEKVRRFPSEGLDIPMNEGKGQIDYYKNTEHY
- the LOC118763929 gene encoding uncharacterized protein LOC118763929 isoform X1; translated protein: MEAWLSLRIAPVKFLCATLVDTDLSTTERSTKNEVEPEKTNLSHLCLKYEARCMPDGIRSFLPKSPIIKKVDQRLLVGRSKNADVFLNDQCMSRNYIEIWAASNDSQTYFLKNVSQNKSVQIDGISLRYGELGVLRDKCELVLDYITFAVSVKPGDEDGEYYILSTECCDDIGNRHDIYTIRGDLLPTQELFTGFTLIPGYPISCKSGMSFKLVNGKNPMSTSQNGQILGQFPSISPKSSFVPNNTVSVGSLTSRVESSQVYNFTTPILSASSPEELYHIRHPEEHSMSQEKVRRFPSEGLDIPMNEGKGQIDYYKNTEHY